CTGAAGATCTGTGTGGCGACACGGACACACACTAGGAACCTGCACAGGTGAACAAAGAGAGGGATTTAATGCCAATGCAAGCAGGGACTGTAGGACACAGGCCAACCTGTCGGATAGAAACGGCCTTTGAGTTGAATTTAGATCATTTGAATCATCCATCTGTTGTCTATTGTTGTTATCATAATTAAATATTGAGGACAGGGCCTTGTAGCCTCTCTTCACAGCAAAGACTATGACACATTCTCCATTTTCAGGCCCTGAATCAGTCAGTTTGGCTTCAGTTGGGCACACACAGCTCCTTAAACACGCTCACTAAATGACTGGGTCATTATTTGGCAGGAAGATCATCAGCATCCCTGCTTTTCTACAATAAAATGGCTGCTTATTCTCTGGGCATCATCCTCTGGTCTCATCCATCACTGGCTGAAGGTGATGAAACTGTATCCCCTCACTGAGACTCAGCAGAGATAGAAAGAACACATTCATAACCGCCTGGAATTAGCTGTGGTGTTGTCTTAGAGCATCTTCACGAACAATTTGCTTCTcacttctgttgttttccattAAAAGCCTCAAATGCggctttcatctgttttctctgttgatGATCAGATTATTTAGGGTGATTTTCACGCTTTATTTGCTTCAAGACAGCGCGGCGCACACCCGTCTCCTCACCCTCAATCGATGAACAATACAACTCTTTCTGAGCGTCTTCATAACAAGCCACATTTCAGGAAATGTGAGAAGACATTTGCGGCAAAGACAGCGAATATTTCTGAGCCATGTAAATATTGTCTCCTCCATCTTGCTCTGCCTGCCGCACCTCAAAAACAGGCCGCGTAAACATAAACGACATAGACTCCAAATCATCCAACACTGCGTCAGAAAGGAGGTCAGCGCACATTTCTGGAGCTGAAATGACATTAACAGCTTCCACCAGCTCATGTATCTATCCGATTTACTCGGGGTGCCATTTTTTAAGaggtggattttattttgttttgaatttctTCAAAAGACAATTGTTGACAGCGACGGAATCAAAACATCCTGACGCAGCGTCCTGTTTTTTCGCCTCACACGTCCAAAAGGCCTCGAAAGCACCAACACACACCTACTGTCCTCACCCAGGCGTGACACCCATCAGAAGCGATGTTGTGCCGTGAAAAACATCTCAGAGAAGCCGTGCCTTACCTCAGCGACTCAGACTCGACGACCGCAGAGGGTGAATCCTCTGCCCATTCACAACAGCGCCAGGATGCTCCGGTGCCTCCTTCTTGAATCTCCTCAGCAGtgctattcttttttttttggcccttCTCTCTCGTCGGTCAGCCTACAGCATCTCGTTCCTTGGCGCATCCATACATGGAGAATCCGCcgggggagagggagagcgagggatTCAGCCTCAGCTTCAGCAGCGGTGCGTCAGAGACTAACGAGAGTGGGAGACGGGTGGAGGGAGGAGCGAGGGCCGGATGGATAAACAGGAGGATGGGTGCGGGATGCTCCAGCGGCCTGCCGTTTGTCTGTCCGTCAGTCGGTCTGAAGTGAGGGGAAAATGGCGGTGCTGCTGTGCCAGGGATGCTGGGAGGCGGTGAtgacatcagcatcagcatcatcgGCAGCCATGAGGCAGAGCgatgcagcacagacacatcagagggggaggagagagagggagaggcccCGGCATGGACCATAACAGGCTTTAGGGAGACGAAAATGGGTGGAAGCAGGGGAATAGATGTTCAGAGAGAGACTCAAATTGACAAGAGAAGAGTGGGGAAATGACCCCAAACTCAAAACAGTCACATCAGCTGCAAACTGCCTCACGTCAGGGGCCAAAAGCACAGATGTAGCAACGCATTTCATGGTGCAGTGCTGCAGAAATATGAAACTGCTTCACTGTGCACAAAGATTTTTGTCAAACAACAAATGAGCGACAAGGTTGAGCTTCATTGTTCAGTGTTGACCCCAGAAATAGCAGGTTTTTAGCCACAGCTGCTCAGCTAACCGTGGCTGTCCAAActctcagttttattttgggCACTTTTAGGACTTAACATTTGAAGTGTTATGTTCCAAGTGTGACACCattgaaagctctggaacaagatagatagatagatagatagatagatagatagatagttcAAGACAAGCCTCAAACTATATATATTAATTATATAGTTTGAGGCTTATCTTGAATACCTCACTATTGACACAGTTTTATGTGAATGAACTTGTACTGACATGCctccccagctcctcctctcactctgttAGGGTAGATTTTGAGCATTCAGTCCAGTTCAAAGGCCACTGACGTCCCATTTATTTACCAGTGGTGTAATTATTTACCCAGCCAGAGTCAGAGAGGGGCACCCTCTTGTAATCCTGTCAAAACAGTTGAAAAAAGACCAGTCAGCAGTATGAGGTTTGACTGACAAAAACATCATCTTCTTAGGTAATGGAGGAGAAATTGATTTTTGTGTCCTGGTCGGTTTATAAGGGTGAtcataaaataaagcaaaatacAACTTGATCAGAATAAATGTTTAACATCACGGTAAAATGTTCATATATGATCTGTTTGGAGTTTAACTGTCCTCTTTGAACTGGCCCACACTGATGTGCTACATGAACAGCTGTGCGGCATCAGTTGGACTCTGGGCATAAAATATAATAACATATCAATGATTTGCATATTTAGCGACACACAGTAATCCTCAACTCCAGTAGAATAAGCAGGCATAACAACTCTTCCACCTTTAACAATATGGCCTCCCCACTTGGGTTGGACAGCTCTGTACACACTTGGCACCAAAATAAATATGGAGTGAAATAATCTCAGTAGAGCAGCTGATGTGAGTCacccaaaacaaaaatgaccCTGTGCCAGCTATTGAAACATGGAGGACGTGGCTTTAAATTCTTCCCATTATGCATCGCATGAAAGCACCACTCCAATCCTCAATCTCTGATTTCACTTGAGAAAAATGTTAGTCTGTTTTTGGGTTTAGATGCACAACACTTTCCACAGACAATCAGGTTTGAGATCCATTCTGATGTCCGGTGTGGACTGCCACTTGTCTCAACTGGATCTAGACTCCAGCTGAACTTGTAGACAACCTAAGTTGAATTATTTTCTACTCTACTTACTTATTGCATGTGGATAAAAACCTTTGAGCCCATTGTGTGAATATgtatggaaaaaaacaagtgacCTGAAACAAGCAcacttgtgtgcgtgtgtaggtgtgtttgtatatgtgaccgccttcttcctcctctgagagaTCAGATTGGCTCTCTATGAGGAGACTCCTCTCTGCAACCCcaatgctgctgtgtgactggaTGGACggacaaaaccaacaaaaccaCCTGCAAACTAACCTGAACTGGTTCCAAGCTGCCAAGCGCGTCCTCACTCTTCCACACCAGGAATCAGTTGTAAAAACCAGTCCTGACAATCCCAAACTATAAGATACAAAGTACCACCATACACTGATGAGTCTGTGCACTGGAGGGAATTTTTGTGAATTCCCACACTGGCCCGgaaaagatttttctttttaaatctatCATTCTAGTATCCAGTATTGGATATTTCCAGATACTGTACAGTCTCCAAATGGGAAAAATGCCTTGATAACCAACTGCTCAGACATTTCAGAAGTTTTAAACCTCGAAACACTATTTGTGCCATTTTTTAaccaaaaatctaaaatatataaATTGATAGGTTATTGTGCCATTTATTGACCTGAAGTCAAGGGCAGACTTGGCAACAAGGGGACGCACCCCGCCCCGTGGCCCACAGGTCAAAGACCTGTTTAAATCTTCACCCAGACCTCACAGTCAGGTTCAGTCCCCCTGTCTCACTCGGTGCAGGCTTCTCGGGAACCAGGACACCTGCCATGATGCAGCGGGCTTTGTTCAGCCGGAGCGTGCTGTTCGCCCAGCAGGCAGCGGCCCTCGACAGTCCGCTGGCCGCTAGGAGCGCGCCCCTGCTGCAGCGACTGGACCGATCCATGTCCTCCGTCACCATCCCGCCGCCTGCATGCATGCTCCGGCCGCTGGAGGCTCCACTGCGTTACCTATTCGGACCAGGACCCTCAAACGTTCCTCCACGTATCTTAGCTGCAGGGTCCAAGCCGATCATTGGTCACCTGCATCCAGAAATGTATATGGTAAACGCTTTGAAGATTTATAATTAATTCTAAGGTGGAAATAAGCATTTTTACTCAAATACTGAACTTGAGTAGAACTTCGAGGCGCATATGAATTTCGTGTCTTGTGGCTACTCTTAAGTAAAACTTGGAATACTTCATTATTACTTTCAGTACTTTTGAGTACTAATATTACATAATAACTTTGTAGTAATAGTATTTATTTTGCTTGAGCAAAATTGAAATTGTAAATTTATCTTTAATTTCTTTATCAAACCGAATTCAACGTAAAACTGTTCTGGTATACAAACTGTTCGTGTTAACAATTCAACATTCTCagtaaacagacaaaataaacatttgcataGGTTCAAAGATCGATAGTTTGTGCGTGATCGCACACTGGCTTCCTTGCACCCATCTactgaaatcactgaaaataCTTAGTGACAACACATGATAAAATAGGCTACAACGTAATGTTTTACTGTGCTTCTTAGATCATGGACGACATCAAACAAGGGATCCAGTACGCCTTTCAGACAGAGAACAACATGACTTTGTCTATGAGCGGCTCCGGGCACGCGGCCATGGAGTGTGCTGTGTTCAATACGGTGGAGCCCGGAGAGAGCGTGCTCGTGGCCATCAACGGAATCTGGGGAGAGCGCGTTGCAGAAATTGCAGAAAGAATGGGTACGTCTTTACGCACGGTTTTACGCACGCAGTCGCTGGGTCTCCAGAGAAGATAAACTACTTTTATCCCTGACTGTGCACTTTATCTTCATACCGTCCACTTATCTCAAATGATCATAAACATTTTCAATCTTTAGGTGCCAATGTACATAGAATGGTAAAAACACCTGGAGGGTATTTCAGCAATAAGGAAATTGAGCAGGTAGGCACAATGTCTCTGAGCCAGCCCATAACTTACTGAAGATACTATAATTAAGCGTTCAGTAATCCATAACTATGGCTGAAACATAATCACTTAGACTATCGGTAAGGACAGCACATCTGCCATTAAACTCCTTCGTATGTCTTTCTGTAGGCCGTAGAGAAACACAAGCCTgtcctgtttttcctcacacatgGAGAGTCTTCTGCTGGTCTCTGTCATCCAGTAGACGGTATTGGAGACATCTGCAGAAAGTGAGCCTTAAACACACCATATGATGCACAATTTTTACGTAATTACCAACTACAATGTCCTATTTCTCACTCTTACTGTCATATCTCCTTCAGGCATAACTGCCTCTTCCTGGTTGACACAGTTGCATCTCTTGGTGCAGCACCAATTTTCATGGACAAACAAAGtaagacagagatgaaggatTCAAttctatcacctgttaccatgTCCTTGTGTGTGATATAACCTCCCTCTTATTGCACTCCCAGATATTGACATCCTGTACACTGGTTCTCAGAAGGCTCTGAATGCACCTCCTGGCACAGCACCCATCTCCTTTAACGAGAGAGCATGGTAAGACTGTGCGGGGTGTTTCCATGCATGTTCCATATTTAAGTCCCGAGTTATTGCATCTGCATAAAAAATGACACCAGGAAGTCATTGAAGCAGGCATCTCCTTGTCTCTGTGTTACCCCTCACAGCCACAAGATGtttaacaggaaaacaaaaccagtATCCTACCTCTTGGACATGACACATTTGTCCAACTACTGGGGTTGTGATGGCAAACCAGCCAGAATGTAAGTGCATTATTATTCTCTTCATACCACCTAAACCTTACTTTAACCGGGACTGTGACTTGTGTAGACGATCTAAAAAAATCAGAggtttgcattcatttttttatttaagctTAAGCTTCGTTGTGCTGGAAAAGTTGATATCAGTCTATAACAACAGTGTTTGGTATAAGAATAACACGCCATCACGTGTGCTCTGGGTTTTAGATACCACCACACTGGTCCAGTCTCTGGATTCTTCGCCCTGAGAGAGAGTCTGGCAATTCTTGCTGAGAGGGTAAAGGGACATTTCACCACTTTTTGTAGATACTTGActgaaaaacattcacagcatCTAGAATTATTATCCTTATGTTGTCTTTACAATTATTTACATTCACAGTATACCTGTCAAAACCCTCTTTATGTCAGCACATTCAtattaatttagattttttttgccTGTAATTAGCCAATCACTTTTATTGGCAGCAATATGTCAACCTTTACATCTCAaatgaggaggaagcagcaaTTTCATAGTGGGAGAAAATGGACACTGCTCTCTGAATTGTGTTTGTACAGTCCCTCTCCTAGTTCTTGTCTGATTGTCATATAATTCTGATGATCTTTGTCTCCCTCTAGGGGCTGGAAGAGTCCTGGAGGAAACACAAGGAGGTGGCAGCGTACCTATACAGAGGACTGGAAGACTTGGGTCTCAAGCTCTTCATCCCTGAACGGGTGAGGCAGACATACAGCAAAACAACATGTTGGGTGTTTTGTGCAGAAGGACCCCAAAGAGCTTTCCTGCAAGACAATAAATTAAAAAGGATAAACAACACTGAACAAGAAGATACATatataatacacacaaataatcaGTATCACAGTCTGTAGCACTGCACAGACACAAGCCTGTTTGTGTAGCTCTACAACTGACCAGCATTCCTCATAGGTGTTGCCCCATTGTGACCACAGACACTTTTTGACATGTCCTGCAGGACTTGAGGCTTCCCTCCGTCACCACCATTGCCATCCCTGATGGCTACGAGTGGAGGGAGTTGCTGGCCTACATCATGAAACACCACCAGATGGAGATGACTGGAGGCCTGGGCCCTTCCATCGACATGGTAAGTTGCTGCTGGTATCTCATCCCTGTAAATGTATGCCTTTAGCGTTATTGTCGTAGTCATCAGCTGACCTGTGTGATAGCTGTTCTAGATGTGACCATGAATCTCAGCATGCCAGCAGCAGAGggtgatgttttcattttccctaAAATAAATGCTTAACAAAGGCAAACAGTCCTGGATATAATAATGTTCCATGAGAAATAACAGCCACCGTCAGTCCCACTAGAATACTAAATAAACCAGACTTCCAGACCAAACCAATTTCAACAGTTGAAACAAGTCATCAGTTTGGTGTCTTTACAGCTCTCTGAATCATGctgctgagtcactgcaggCTCTGATGTACTGTACCTCTCTTTTCATTAGGTGATGAGGATCGGATTGATGGGATACAACTGTGAAAAGGCTAATGCTGACATGGCACTGCATGCCTTGGCAGATGCTCTCAAGAACTGCAAAAAGAGCAAGGCTTAAGAGACCAGTGCAAAAATTTCAGGATTTTGTCTGTGCTTTTGACTGCAGAGATTTTAGAAAACACTGGCCACGTGCCTCTCTTGTGTAAGTAGGTGAGTTTTCAAATAAAGGAGCAGGTACTGTCGCATGGGCCATGCTAACTGCAGAGAAAGATGTCaataaagtgtactttattttgtcaaacacttgttctgtctctgtgtatgaTAATTATTTTAGAAACAGCTGCAAAATCGTATAAACGTTAGCATCTCTCACATTtgttcaattttttttaaatatctggAATGCCAAACTGTCCAAACTACAATTCCCATGATTCCCTGCTCTGACTGTCATACTGGATCAACTCTGTCGCAGTTCAACGATTAATTTAGTGATATTTAATCTTGTACTTTCGTCCAAATTTATGCATTTATACTCGTTTGACTGAAGTTTCATTTAATAATGGCGTGTCCAGTAAGCAATACAGGTAAGACGATTGTTAATTTTACATTAACGAGAATTAATGAACCAATGTCATCTGTAGGAGCTAGCTCGCTAACGTTACAATGTCACGCTCAGAAGCTAACGACCAACCCTGGATTCATAGGTTAGCTAACGTCACTTATCCGTATCTAGTAGCTTTTAGCTAAATAATGTGTTGTATATTGTCAAAGTGTAACCGTAAAATGTGTCCTCAAGTATGTCTGTAGCCCTTTTTACGTCCAACTCAAGTCTAGCGTTGACTGGGATTTTCGGAGAAATATGGTGCAAGTAATTTATATTTAAATTGGCTAGCGATCGACAGCCGACACAACACAAGTAcgttagcaaacattagcttcTGTGATAATAAACAACTTGCAGCCACCACCGGACATATTCAGCTGTTTGTATGCTGAGTGAAAATATGAGTCGTACTTTTGTGATCGGCGATCGATACAGAAGTGATGCTATGTTAACTGCGTCTTGTCTGAAAAGTTTTCTAATAATCACATGAATGCAATCTAAAGTAGGCACCTTCCTCTGCGTTTTGTGCAGAATGGTCTTCTTCGGGTTTCTTCCAAATTTCGCGcacactgcagctttactgCCACCTAGAGGTGAAGCTGTGGTAGCGCCACACTCTGCTTTCATAACCAAAGTGGGATGTATGAAGTACTAACCCTcggttttttgtttgtttttcagcaagATACTGTATTATGAGtcaatgttttattattattattattattattattattaataataataataataataataataataatctttatttCTCTAGTTCAATTCatgcataaaatgcaacacaaaatgCTTTACATAATAAGAAATGACAGAATCTAATAACTGTGAGATTTAGAGTGCAATACActtcagaataaataaatatatacatttaaataaaaaagaaaaggaaaagaaagggcATGATAAAGTGGGAGAAAGTTGAAAGATATGTCTTAACATTTTTTGTATCATTTGTAGAGGCGGTCACTTTTTTTGTATGGCTATGTGCTTTGTATGTACTTTTGGTTTTTCTGGTTAGGTTTGTTTATCCTATTTATGTTAACTAATATTAGGGTAGTTGTGTAAGCATATGGATTACATTTGGAAGATTCATGATCATGCAGCATaaactgtttgtctgttctAGAATCAGTGGAGTTGAACCCAGTCCTCCTGCCTCTAGACTGGCTTCTGGGTACCTGGGAGTCAGATGAACCTGGGGAGGGCTGTTTTCCGACCATAAAACCTTTCCGctacacagagacactgacctTCAGCCATGTGGGACAACCCGTCATCAACTTTATGTAGGTTACTCCATGAGCAATCAGACTCTACAGATGAAATTAACACTGAATTTGCTCGTAAAAGAGGTTTTAATTCAACTTTATGATCAATCAACACAGTGGAAATCGTGCAAGCAGAGCAATACCAGCCCAAACAGTTCGCCCGTCAAAAGATTTTCATGAATGACACTCGGTTGTAGTGAAGGAAACACTGTCAGTGTCTAGTATTTATTATTCAACCTGAGCCCAAATATGTTAaactggtgtgtgtctgtgtcagtaCTAAAGTAAAAACTGGTCCTGATTCCTGTTGTTTTGAGACCCTGTGGGCAttctccagctgtttcctcacTGTTATGGTGTTTAACAGGTTCAGCGCCTTCCATGCAGAGACTAAGAAGCCTCTGCACAGGGAGTGTGGCTTCATTCGAATGCAGCCGGGAACCAACAGAGTGGCATTCATCATCGCACAGAACTCAGGTAGTTACCTTCATGTCGCTGGAGgtagttttgtttttagtcACCAGGCTCCCACTTGTATTTCTTGAATATGTTGAAAGGGTCATTCCACATGTGCAGGGCTGGGTATGTGAAGGATTTTCTGGGGCAATCAGTTCTTAATGTGAATATATCAAATGTTTTTCACAATGTATTGTGCATTGATCTTATTAGATGTGACTCAGGGCCATCGTGCAAGCATATCGCAGAGAAACATGATGCAGAAACATGAATATTTGGCAATTACACGTACctcttttgctgtgttttgcttGTCTTTCTTATAAAACAAgttgaaatgtacattttaagacCTTCTTGCTttgataaaatataaatataatataaatttAATAATGgctacacatgcacacttcaCATGTCTTGAGTCCATTGTGTCTTTTCATTCAGGTCTGGTGGAGATTGAGGAGGGAGagctgacagcacagcagctgaacCTGCAGAGCCAGGCGCTGGCTAGAATCTCTTTCGCCAGGGAGCCGCATGTACAGCAGGTAGAGCTGACTCTCTGATGGCACGCCATGCTCTCATCCTCAGCGGTGATTGAGTGTTAATTACTTTGTTACTTTTTCCCCTGCTGTTGTACCATCGACCTCGCCTGCTCTTTTCCATCTCTCAGATTTCTAGAGTGTTTCAGCTGCGACCAGATGGGAGGCTGGAGCAGacagtttccatggcaacagacaACCAGGCACTGATGCAGCACTTGCACATCATCTACCGTCGGTCATCTTGACCCAACAGACTTGTAGACTTATTGTACATAGAAATGCTTTGGTCTGGAGAGATAAATGCTGCTAAAAAAAAGGCTTGATCAATAATCACTGTTGAGTCAGATACTATAAACAGACAGATGTACTAAGAGTTAATGTTACtgtcagattaaaaaaaaaaattaaaggggCCCTGTAGAGTTCTCATGTAAACAAAGTTATGTTTACCTTCAGTCTTACTCACCGCCACGCATTATGTCTGTCTGCGAGGTTTAACAAATGTGTCAAGTGCATTTTCGTCCTCTTTGCAAAGTATTTTAAATCGTgctttgtttacatccatgttaaCTAGCTTGCAGTCTTGTTATTTCCTGCCTTTGCTGGCACATTACCACCCCACGTAGATCAGTGGAGTAGTGTGAAACCATTGTGTACCGCATCACTTGGGACCCACTCAttgaaaaatgtttcaaaaactCCACAAGGAACCTTTAATCTAAATTAACTCAGTATTTATTGTTCAAATATTTAATCTTGTAGCTGTATTAATGTTAAGTATGCTGTCCTCATATCTTTGATTGCATTATTATTAGATCAAAAGCATGAAGTAAAGAGAGTTGTTCTTACACTGGTTGTTATTGTGATTGTCAAACCTTTGAGATTGAAAGAGTTTCCTTCATGCCTTTCAGTCAGGTTCAGGTTCACACatagaaatagaaattaaaGTTATTTCAgctatttgtttttcttttgtcttcactTATTCCAAGCTTGTTGTTCTGTCATTGTGGGTTTAATGTAGCAGGATAAACTATCATAAAATAATCAGCATAATAAGTACAAGGGTGAAGATTTGAagtttattatgtatttttaaaaaaacgCTCAGACTGACATTTATAAATTAACACTgtgaacactgtgaaaacaacCATCAAGCATACCACACAATCATCCTGAAGAGCCGTCATAGCGCCGGCCTTTATACTGCTGTGGCGTCAATTGTTAAAGtctcagtgaaaataaaaaaataaaatcataaataaacTATTTACAGATTAAAAAGGGAACTCAGTACCACCAAAATATGTGGATGCAGTATGTACCACTCCTCTGTCCTTAAGGTCTTTGGCCAAAAA
The Chaetodon auriga isolate fChaAug3 chromosome 12, fChaAug3.hap1, whole genome shotgun sequence genome window above contains:
- the agxtb gene encoding alanine--glyoxylate and serine--pyruvate aminotransferase b, with translation MMQRALFSRSVLFAQQAAALDSPLAARSAPLLQRLDRSMSSVTIPPPACMLRPLEAPLRYLFGPGPSNVPPRILAAGSKPIIGHLHPEMYMIMDDIKQGIQYAFQTENNMTLSMSGSGHAAMECAVFNTVEPGESVLVAINGIWGERVAEIAERMGANVHRMVKTPGGYFSNKEIEQAVEKHKPVLFFLTHGESSAGLCHPVDGIGDICRKHNCLFLVDTVASLGAAPIFMDKQNIDILYTGSQKALNAPPGTAPISFNERACHKMFNRKTKPVSYLLDMTHLSNYWGCDGKPARIYHHTGPVSGFFALRESLAILAERGLEESWRKHKEVAAYLYRGLEDLGLKLFIPERDLRLPSVTTIAIPDGYEWRELLAYIMKHHQMEMTGGLGPSIDMVMRIGLMGYNCEKANADMALHALADALKNCKKSKA
- the thap4 gene encoding peroxynitrite isomerase THAP4 isoform X2, which gives rise to MACPVSNTVELNPVLLPLDWLLGTWESDEPGEGCFPTIKPFRYTETLTFSHVGQPVINFMFSAFHAETKKPLHRECGFIRMQPGTNRVAFIIAQNSGLVEIEEGELTAQQLNLQSQALARISFAREPHVQQISRVFQLRPDGRLEQTVSMATDNQALMQHLHIIYRRSS
- the thap4 gene encoding peroxynitrite isomerase THAP4 isoform X1 yields the protein MACPVSNTESVELNPVLLPLDWLLGTWESDEPGEGCFPTIKPFRYTETLTFSHVGQPVINFMFSAFHAETKKPLHRECGFIRMQPGTNRVAFIIAQNSGLVEIEEGELTAQQLNLQSQALARISFAREPHVQQISRVFQLRPDGRLEQTVSMATDNQALMQHLHIIYRRSS